The segment CTACCTTGCCCTAGAGGGATTTCTAGAGTCTTTTCCTTTGGGTCTGGAAGGTTTGCTATAAGAGTCATCTCAGGACCCTGGCCACACAACTCCGGGAGCCTATGCCTGCCTGACTTCTGTGCCCAGGCAGAGCCCTGGGGTCCGGGCCCCTTCCTTAGAGACCCTTGGCTGAGTCCTTGTCCCCCCACAGCTGGAGGAGGCCCAGAAGCAGCGGCAGGAACGCCTTGTGGCCGCGCAGCAGCAGATTCTCCAACAGCTGACAGAAGAGGAGCCCAAGGTGAGGCCTTGGATGAggggcaggcaggcagcaggTAGGCAGAGCGCCAGGTGGCCTGGCTTTGCCTGTGATAACTCTtcttcctgcagctgctggcccagCTGGCTCAGGAGTGTCAgcagcagcgggagaggctgcccCAGGAGATCCGCTGGAGCCTTCTGGGCGAGACGCCGGAGGGACTGGGGGACGGGCATCTGGTGGCCTGTGCCAGCAATGGTCACGCGCCTGGGAGCAGTGGGCACCTGTCCGGCGCTGATTCGGAGAGCCAAGAGGAGACTACGAAGCTCTGAACTGGCTGAGCAAGAGGTGGCCACCAGGCCAGGGTGGGCactgggaggagggcaggaggctAAGACactaaatgcttttttaaaaaaacctttttatctttagaaattttatttttttaaactggggcGAGCACCCCACACTAACTCCCTTCCTTCACCCTCCTGGGGCCCCTTTAAAtccccagtccctgccctcagtccTAGGGAAGGTGCTGGGTGGGTCACTCGGGGCCAGAGGGCCTCGCCCCCAGGACACCCACACCCTAGAGTGGGACTcatctccctcacttcctcagggAACAGTGGGTGGAGACTTCGAGCTCCGGGAAGTCGGGGTCACATTCTTTCTCTATCCTTTGGGGGTTATTTTACATGAATAAAAGTGGATTTCAGGGACCCTGTGTGCAGCGTGGTTTGGGGTGGGGCAGTGCTGGAGAGGACTCGGGCCCTAGATCTGGCTCTGCTACttctggagcctcagttttctcatctataaaatgggattgtGGGCATTGTGGGATTGAGGTCAGGCCCCCAACAGAAGGTTGCTGGGTTTCAACCTTGAGACCTCCTTGCCCAGGAACTGCCTGCATATCTTCCCAGTGATCTGACATCAGAGGCCCTCTGGCCTCCCCCAGGCTTTCCTGTCTCTATGCCCTCTGCCCTGGGCTATCACTcctgctctcctctccccccaccccaccccaccccaccccacccccacccattaCTTTTCTCCCTCCCGGGCTCTTCTTGTCCTCCCTTCACAGAGGCTCAGGCCTCTGCTTCAGGAAGCCTCCCCTGCACCCTCTTCCTGTTGCCTGATATGACCCAAGCACCCAGCATCTTCCGCTGAGGCTGCTCCGGGCCACACAGGCAGTTGACTGTATCGGGGGATGGACCTGTTCGGGGTGGTGCTGGGCAGCTCAGAACCTGCCCAACATCAGGGGACCTGGGCTCTCAGCAATAGGTGGGAAGTGGATGAGCCTGGAAGTGACCTTTGGGAGAAGGGAGGCTGACAGTCACAGACACTCACAAGGGCTAGGAGACGCAGCATCCCCCTCATCCCTGTGAGGGAGACGTTAtgcctgttttgcagatgaggaaactgaggccacaaCTAAGTCAAGACGTCCTGACCTGGAGGCAGGGTGGGCCTGGACCCTCTATGGCAGACTGTCTTCGGCCAGCCTGGAGGACCTGCTCCATgcctccccctcctgccctggGACAGCGTGGAGTGGCAGAGACCCCGCAGCGAGGGTGCGGCTGGGTTCTGCAGCAGGGTCAGGCTGGCACTTCTTCAaggcctctcccagcttcctggCGCTTCCCGGGCTGCCTCCCTCCTCCAGAGGAAGGCAGCCTCTTATCTGAGCTTATCTCCTGCCAAttgagtgttttctttctttgtttttgctgcAACCTCAGGCAAAcagatggggtggggaggccagAGAAACAGGATTTCCAGAGCGGGGCCTTTCCAGGGCTGGGGACCTCTGCCTTGGGCCCTGCTCCCTTAGGGTCAGTATCATTGCCCGGGCCTTCCCTGCTTCTGTGGTCAGGTCCGGTCCTAGCCCCAAAGCTGCCCCGTCCAGGCCCCTGAGCAGCCGACTCCCATCTTCCTGACTCCACACATAAACACTATGCGTCAGTCCACAGGTCCTCAAAGACCAGGCTAAACTCCAAACTCCTGGGCATGACATTCCGACCCTTGAGAAGCCTGGCCTCTGCAGCTCCCCCATCCTTCCAAGGGTTTACTCTTTCCTCCACTGGGAATGACAGCCCCCTCCCACATCTCAAGTCTCAGCTCTGGCTCACCTCCTCCCTGAAGCCGTCCCTGACTTTACCATGCCGGAGGGAGCCGCCCTCACCCCACTTCCAGGCCCCTGTTATAGCACTGGCTGACAGTAACTCCACTGTGAGAGGCTGGCTTTCCCCTTGCCAGGAAGCTTGGGACAGCAGGGGCTGTGGCGTAATTCATCTCTGTGTACCTAGTACAAAGTGCTGGCTGGTCTGTAGGGGGCGCCAATAAATCTTTCTGAAATTGAGCTCTGAGCTCTGCTCCCAGGTCCTGGTGAAGCTTCTCGGGTTCCCTAGCGATCACTCTACTCACAGCCCTGAGCCGATcgttccaccccctcccccgccctaCGCGTCCAGCCAGTTCCCTGAGGAGCGCTGGCCCCAGGCCGGCCACACAGTAGCTGCTCAAAAGGACTGACCCAAATAGGAACAAATGACCCTCCCTGGGGGACTGCGGCACGGTTTGCAGTGCGTGGAATTCCGGCGGCCAGCCGGCCTGCAGTTCCCAATTACCATATTAGAGATAAGGACCTGGAGGTCCCCAAGGTCCGGTCGCGCTCCGCTTCCCGGAGGCCAAGCAGCCGTGGCTCTGCTCGCCGCCTCAACCCCTCTCTGATCTCGGCCCCATGATGTCACTCAGaaacagcctcagtttcccttatGTATAAAACGGGGGCATCTTTTGAAACTCTGTCAGTGCTACCGCTCCCCCTGCCCGCGAAGCCCCAAGCGACGGACATAGGAGACTCCACGACACAGACGCGGGCTTTATTAGCACATTTCTAGCGAGCATCAGCCCGCAGCGTTACCGCGGAGGAAAGGGTTCTGGCGAAATTTGGGTTAATTCCGGCTCGCAACTGGCGCAGGCGACTGTGGCAGCCCAGCGCCGGGGGCGGGGTCACAGGGCCAGTTCCAGCACCTAAGGGCGGAAAAACTTCAAAACTTCCGATGGGGGCCGAGCCCCTCCGCGGTCCTCGCACACACCGGAAGGGAATTGGGCTCTGGGTCAGACCGCCTCCTTCTGAAGGGGACGAAACTGAGCCTCCTTTTGCATAAGGCCTGCAGAAAAGACTACTGCCCACTCCCAAGATGGCCGCCAGCAGCGGTTGGGAGATTCGGGATGTGGGACAGAAGGTcactgggagggggcggggcctcctCTCCCCAAGTTCCGGTTCCACCAAGACTGAAGGAAGCGCGTCCAGCTGGGGCTTTGGCGCATCTGCGTCGCTGTGCCCGCGCTCTTCGGGCGAGGAAGTCCCTtcggggtgggaggaggaaagggTTAAGTGAATTAGCTTATCCTGGCAGCTCGAGCCTGGCCCCTCCGCTTCCGGAATCCCACCGCCAAGTGAGATCCCGGGGGAGATAAAGACAATAGCTCCCAGCAGGCCCTGTACCGAGGGATCTCCTGACTACTAAGCATGAGATCGCTTGGGCCCTTAGGAATGGACTGGTTAGATCCCGGACCCTCCATGCCGGGGGCGGGAAGAGGGTGCCTAGGACCCTGTAAGCGCCGGAGCTGGAGATCTAGCACCTGGAAGATGGGACCGTAATTCGAAAATTAAAGAAGGGGTTCCGAAATTGAGGTCCAGGAACCCGGATATCCGGAAGGGGTCGGTCAGGAACACAGATGCCAGCATGCTCCGTGCTCAAAGGATCTGGGGAACCCAGGAGCCTTGGCCTTCTTGAGCGGGGTCCGGGTTACGGATCCCGAAATGCCCTGGGACTCCGGAAAGGACAGGCTGGAGGGAGGAGTCCCGACACCGCAAATCCCGACATGCAGTGGGACCCGAATGGGACAGCCCAGTGGGAGGAGCCCCGGGAGTATAGGTCCCGGCATGCTCCGGGACTACGGTGCCTCGCGCGCCCCGGCCAGAGCTCACCTTGAAGGAGCCGTGGAACTCGTCGCTCATCCTCCGGAGCTCGCGGCCATATCGCTGTGCAGCCCAGAGGTTGGGGGGTGCCGAGCGCGAGCGGCCTCGAAAGGGgctgggctcctcctcctccgtcCCTTCTTCATCCTCCGTCCCCGCGGGGTAGGAGCTGTGGCGACTCCGGGTCTCCACAACCCCAGTGCCTGCAGAGAAGGTCAGGGGGTGGGGACGACGTGAATCTCAACTGCTctgtgcccccagccctgccgAAGCCCTCAGCATTAGCTCCGTCGGCTCTCTGTGGTCTTTGGGTGCACATCACT is part of the Kogia breviceps isolate mKogBre1 chromosome 7, mKogBre1 haplotype 1, whole genome shotgun sequence genome and harbors:
- the BAD gene encoding bcl2-associated agonist of cell death; translated protein: MFQIPEFEQSEQEDSSPADRGLGPSPTGDRPPGPSKHQQTVPGLLGEAGHQQGQPASSSHHGGTGVVETRSRHSSYPAGTEDEEGTEEEEPSPFRGRSRSAPPNLWAAQRYGRELRRMSDEFHGSFKGLPRPKSAGTATQMRQSPSWTRFLQSWWNRNLGRGGPAPSQ